In Papaver somniferum cultivar HN1 chromosome 1, ASM357369v1, whole genome shotgun sequence, a genomic segment contains:
- the LOC113298317 gene encoding probable acyl-activating enzyme 1, peroxisomal, translated as MNFMFRKFLPSSSSVIYALKRNQPNCIQKSHFSKHSESNHVKSMEGLVKCSANYVPLSPISFLERSAIAYGNRVSVIYGTLKFTWRQTLDRCLKLASSLTQLGISRGDVVATLSPNVPAMYELHFGVPMAGAILCTLNTRHDSAMVSILLKHSEAKIIFVDYQFLDVARGAFDLLSKANCTLPRLVLISDSENSSKTINISTSSDLEYEKLLELGITEFDIPRPNDEFDPISINYTSGTTSSPKGVVYSHRGSYLNSLATVMIHDMGAMPVYLWTVPMFHCNGWCLTWGVAAQGGTNVCLRNVTPKGIYDSIALHKVTHMGAAPTVLNMIVNAPAGDRSTLPCKVNIMTGGSAPPAGIIFKMEELGFNVSHIYGLTETYGPATICAWQPEWDSLPPDERARKKSRQGVQHIGVEVDIKNPVTLESVPDDGKTMGEIMFRGNTVMNGYFKDLKATGEALSGGWFRSGDLAVKHSDGFIEVKDRSKDIVISGGENISTIEVESVLFSHPSIFEAAVVGRPDDHWGETPCAFVKLKDGCSANAEEIIQFCKDRLPRYMAPKTIVFADLPKTSTGKTQKYILREKAKSMGSLS; from the exons ATGAATTTTATGTTTAGGAAATTTCTTCCCTCTTCAAGTTCAGTAATCTATGCATTGAAAAGAAATCAACCAAATTGCATACAAAAATCTCATTTTTCTAAACATTCAGAGTCAAATCATGTGAAATCAATGGAGGGGTTAGTTAAATGTTCAGCTAATTATGTTCCTCTATCTCCTATTAGCTTCTTAGAAAGATCAGCTATTGCTTATGGAAATAGAGTATCTGTTATTTATGGTACTCTTAAGTTCACTTGGAGACAAACACTTGATAGATGTCTTAAACTTGCTTCTTCTCTTACTCAACTTGGGATTTCTCGTGGCGATGTT GTTGCAACATTATCCCCAAATGTCCCTGCAATGTATGAGCTGCATTTTGGTGTTCCAATGGCAGGGGCAATACTATGTACACTCAATACTCGCCATGATTCAGCCATGGTTTCGATCCTATTGAAACATTCAGAAGCCAAGATCATCTTTGTAGACTACCAGTTCCTTGATGTTGCTCGTGGAGCATTTGACCTTCTATCGAAAGCAAACTGCACACTCCCTCGTTTGGTGTTGATATCGGATTCTGAAAACTCGTCAAAGACTATAAACATCTCAACATCTAGTGATTTAGAGTATGAGAAGCTTCTTGAATTGGGAATTACTGAGTTTGACATCCCACGGCCAAATGATGAATTCGACCCAATATCCATAAATTATACTTCAGGAACAACGTCTAGTCCGAAAGGAGTTGTTTACAGCCACAGGGGTTCGTATCTTAATTCTCTTGCTACAGTTATGATTCATGATATGGGTGCAATGCCTGTTTATCTATGGACTGTGCCTATGTTTCACTGCAATGGTTGGTGTCTCACATGGGGGGTGGCAGCTCAAGGTGGTACCAATGTATGCCTTAGAAATGTCACTCCGAAGGGTATTTATGACAGCATTGCTCTTCATAAGGTGACCCACATGGGCGCTGCCCCAACTGTCTTAAACATGATCGTTAATGCACCAGCCGGTGATCGAAGCACACTGCCTTGCAAAGTCAACATAATGACAGGAGGTTCAGCTCCACCTGCAGGAATTATTTTTAAGATGGAAGAGTTGGGTTTCAATGTAAGTCACATATATGGCTTGACAGAAACCTATGGTCCAGCAACAATTTGTGCATGGCAGCCTGAGTGGGACTCCTTGCCCCCTGATGAACGTGCAAGGAAGAAGTCTCGACAAGGGGTGCAACATATAGGTGTGGAAGTTGATATTAAAAATCCAGTTACCCTGGAAAGTGTACCAGACGATGGAAAAACCATGGGGGAGATAATGTTTAGAGGTAACACTGTGATGAATGGATATTTTAAAGATTTAAAAGCAACTGGAGAAGCTTTAAGTGGCGGATGGTTTCGAAGTGGTGATCTAGCTGTGAAGCACTCTGATGGTTTCATAGAGGTAAAGGATCGGTCTAAAGATATTGTTATATCAGGGGGAGAAAACATCAGCACAATTGAAGTTGAATCAGTGTTGTTTAGTCATCCATCAATATTTGAAGCTGCGGTTGTTGGCCGACCTGATGATCACTGGGGTGAGACGCCGTGCGCATTTGTGAAATTGAAGGATGGGTGTAGTGCAAATGCAGAAGAGATTATCCAGTTTTGCAAGGACAGGTTGCCACGCTACATGGCTCCTAAAACTATTGTTTTTGCTGATCTGCCAAAAACCTCAACTGGAAAGACACAGAAGTACATTCTCAGGGAGAAAGCAAAATCAATGGGAAGTCTGTCTTAA
- the LOC113298303 gene encoding probable acyl-activating enzyme 1, peroxisomal, with product MEGLIKCSANYIPLSPISFLERSAVVYGDRISVVYGSTVKFTWKQTRERCVKLASALTQLGISRGDVVAVLAPNIPAMFELHFGAPMAGAVLCTLNIRHDSAMISVLLKHSEAKVILVDYQFLEVAQAALDILSSTKSKTPLLVLIPESDILYPETSKTSPGKYLEYENLIGTGQDDFEIRKPNDEWDPISLNYTSGTTSSPKGVVYHHRGAYLNSLAAILLNGIGPNPVYLWTVPMFHCNGWCLIWGVAAQGGTSICIRNVSAQTIFDSISLHRVTNMAGAPTVLNMIANAPPNVKKPLPSKVEVMTGGAPPPSQVLFKLEELGFGITHSYGLTETYGPATICTWKPEWDSLQPHDRAKIKSRQGVQHLAMEDVDIKDPVTMKSVPADAKSMGEVMLRGNTVMSGYLKNSKATEEAFQGGWFRTGDLGVKHPDGYIELKDRSKDIIISGGENISTIEVESVLFSHPSILEAAVVGRPDEHWGETPCAFVKLKEGQNANVEEIIKFCRDRLPHYMAPRTVVFDDLPKTSTGKTQKFVLREKAKAMGSLTKKNNRSKL from the exons ATGGAGGGTTTAATTAAATGTTCTGCAAATTACATACCTTTGTCACCGATTAGTTTCTTAGAACGATCAGCGgttgtttatggagatagaatctcCGTTGTTTATGGAAGTACAGTTAAGTTTACATGGAAGCAAACTCGGGAAAGATGTGTGAAACTTGCTTCTGCTCTTACTCAACTTGGGATTTCGCGTGGTGATgtt GTAGCCGTATTGGCACCAAATATCCCAGCAATGTTTGAGCTTCATTTTGGTGCCCCGATGGCTGGCGCTGTTCTTTGTACACTTAACATACGGCATGACTCGGCTATGATATCAGTCCTTTTGAAACACTCAGAAGCCAAGGTCATCTTAGTTGATTATCAGTTTCTTGAAGTGGCACAAGCAGCACTTGACATTCTGTCCAGCACAAAATCCAAGACACCTCTCCTGGTGCTAATTCCTGAATCTGATATTCTGTATCCAGAAACTAGCAAAACCAGTCCAGGCAAGTACTTGGAATATGAGAATCTTATAGGTACTGGGCAAGATGATTTTGAAATTAGAAAACCAAATGATGAATGGGATCCCATATCATTAAATTACACTTCAGGAACAACATCAAGTCCTAAGGGAGTTGTTTACCACCACAGAGGTGCATATCTCAATTCTCTTGCAGCAATTCTTCTTAATGGCATCGGCCCAAATCCTGTGTACCTATGGACTGTACCGATGTTTCACTGCAATGGTTGGTGCCTCATCTGGGGAGTGGCAGCTCAAGGTGGTACCAGTATCTGCATAAGGAACGTCTCTGCTCAAACCATTTTTGATAGTATCTCTCTGCATAGGGTAACAAACATGGCTGGTGCACCAACTGTCTTGAACATGATCGCGAATGCACCACCTAACGTCAAAAAGCCACTTCCTTCAAAGGTGGAGGTAATGACAGGTGGTGCGCCACCTCCTTCCCAGGTCTTGTTCAAGCTGGAGGAGCTAGGTTTTGGAATTACCCACTCGTACGGCCTGACAGAAACCTATGGTCCAGCGACAATTTGCACATGGAAGCCAGAGTGGGATTCCTTGCAACCTCATGATCGAGCAAAGATTAAGTCTCGCCAAGGGGTTCAACATCTTGCAATGGAGGATGTCGATATAAAGGATCCAGTTACCATGAAGAGTGTACCTGCGGATGCAAAAAGCATGGGCGAGGTGATGCTTAGAGGCAACACGGTGATGTCAGGGTACCTTAAAAATTCAAAAGCTACCGAAGAAGCTTTTCAGGGTGGATGGTTTCGAACCGGTGACCTTGGCGTGAAGCACCCTGATGGTTATATAGAGCTAAAGGACCGATCCAAAGATATAATTATTTCAGGTGGGGAGAATATAAGTACAATAGAAGTTGAATCTGTGTTGTTTAGTCATCCTTCAATTCTTGAGGCAGCGGTTGTAGGCCGGCCGGATGAACATTGGGGTGAGACACCTTGTGCATTTGTTAAATTGAAAGAAGGACAAAATGCAAATGTTGAAGAGATAATCAAGTTTTGCCGGGACCGGTTACCACATTATATGGCTCCACGAactgttgtttttgatgatttgCCAAAGACTTCTACAGGAAAGACTCAGAAGTTTGTTCTTAGAGAAAAGGCGAAGGCTATGGGAAGCCTTACCAAAAAGAACAACAGAAGTAAGCTCTAA